In the genome of Propionispora hippei DSM 15287, the window GGGACAGAGCGACAAACTGCTGGTGCACAAACAGAAAATCGGACGGGTAACGGTGGCGATTGCCCAAAACAGGTGGCGGTCATCGGTATTGGTCCGGGCAATCTCGCCGATATGAGTCTGCGGGCCAGGGAAACGATTCTGGCGGCAGAGACAATCGTCGGCTATGATACGTATATTGAATTGATTCAGGACTTGCTTGCCGGTAAACAAGTGGTCAGCACCGGCATGATGCAGGAGATTGACCGTTGCAAAGCTGCCGTGGAGATTGCTATGACCGGGAAGCGGGTTGCCGTTATTTCCAGCGGCGATCCGGGAATTTACGGCATGGCCGGTCTGGTACTCGAACTGGCAGCTCAATATCCGGCCGATGTGCGGCCGCAGGTAACGGTCATTCCGGGAATCAGCGCCGTGGGCGCCGCTGCCGCCGCATTGGGAGCGCCACTTATGCACGACTTTGCCGTAATCAGCCTGAGTGATTTACTGACTCCTTGGGATGTGATAAAAAAGCGGGCTGAAATGGCCGGCGTCGGTGATTTTGTTGTGGCTATCTATAATCCCAAAAGTTCCAAGCGGATCACGCAAATTGAAGAGGTGCGGGAAATTCTGTTAAAGCACCGTTCGCCGGCTACCCCGGTGGGTATCGTCGGTCATGCGACGAGAGCGGGGGAACAGGTTGTTATCAGTGACCTGGCCAGCTTTACTAAAGAATATATTGATATGTTTTCCCTGGTTATTGTCGGCAACAGCCATACCTACGTCCAGGACGGTCGCATGGTAACCCCGCGAGGCTACAAGCTATGATTCTGGTACTGGCGGGGACTCAGGACGGCCGGCAACTGGCCGCGCAGTTGGCCAAAGACCATAAAGTCATGGTTTCCGTGATTAGTCAGTATGGCCGGCAATTGGCCTCGGAGAGTCAGGTGCAGGCTCAAGAGGGCATGCTGGATACGGCTGCCATGCTGGAGCTGTTTCGTCGTCTGCAGGTAGAGCTATTGGTTGATGCCAGCCATCCTTACGCGGTTAATGTATCGCGCAATGCCATGGAGGCCTGTGAAAGCTGTGGTGTGGCCTATTTGCGCTACGAGCGGCCGCAGGCGGCATTGCCTGCTTATGATAAATTATATAAGGCGCCGAATTATGAAAGGGCGGCCGAGCAGGCCGTGGCACTGGGTAAGGTCATCTTTTTGACTACTGGCAGCCGCCACTTGAAGGTCTTTAAGACGGCAGCCGACCCGACCGTTCACCGGTTAATTGCCAGAGTACTGCCGGAACCGGGTGTTCTGACGGAGTGCCTGAAACTGGGGTTTCAGCCCCGCGATATTGTCGCCATGCAGGGGCCATTCTCCCATGAATTGAATAAAGCGCTGTTTAAGGAGTTTGGGACTGAGGTGGTGGTTTCCAAAAACAG includes:
- the cobK gene encoding precorrin-6A reductase, coding for MILVLAGTQDGRQLAAQLAKDHKVMVSVISQYGRQLASESQVQAQEGMLDTAAMLELFRRLQVELLVDASHPYAVNVSRNAMEACESCGVAYLRYERPQAALPAYDKLYKAPNYERAAEQAVALGKVIFLTTGSRHLKVFKTAADPTVHRLIARVLPEPGVLTECLKLGFQPRDIVAMQGPFSHELNKALFKEFGTEVVVSKNSGQIGGSDTKFSAARELGLPLVIIDRPALPYKTVVSSFAEVLAYVNKHVAGSREVT
- the cobJ gene encoding precorrin-3B C(17)-methyltransferase; the encoded protein is MSLRARETILAAETIVGYDTYIELIQDLLAGKQVVSTGMMQEIDRCKAAVEIAMTGKRVAVISSGDPGIYGMAGLVLELAAQYPADVRPQVTVIPGISAVGAAAAALGAPLMHDFAVISLSDLLTPWDVIKKRAEMAGVGDFVVAIYNPKSSKRITQIEEVREILLKHRSPATPVGIVGHATRAGEQVVISDLASFTKEYIDMFSLVIVGNSHTYVQDGRMVTPRGYKL